AATCCGACTATTCTATTCCTTGAAGCCGGATCTTATACTGTTTCACTAAATAGTTATTCCGTAAATTCAACAAATGAATATTTATACCATTCACCTATTGTCATTTTACCAAATAGTCAACCGTATGTATCAATTGAATTGTTGAGTAATTCATTTTGCTATGGTGACACAGCTCTACTCACCATAGACTCCTCTATATCAGGCAATACTCTTTCTTATCAATGGTTTCTAAACGGAGACTATACTGGCATTTCTTCAGATACTTACACTACCGTTTTAATTATGGATACAAATTATATCTATGCAACAATGCAAAGTAATGAAGTTTGTTCAGTTTCCAATATGGTTTATAGTGATTCAATAAATGTTGTAATAAGTTCTCGACCCAATGCAAGTTTTACAATGGACACAATAAATATTCCACTTATATCTTTTGATGGGCAATCCTCCTCAATTGGAATAAATTATAGTTGGACTTTTGGAGATAGTACTCTTAATAGTATTGCACCAAATCCTGTGCATCAATACACTTCAGATGGCTTTTTTACCGTCTGTTTAACTATTAGTGATTTAGCAGGCTGTCAGGATGATACTTGTCAAGTTATTAATATTAACTCTTTTGAAGTAGGAAATTCTGAAGAACAAACCCGAGGTTTTTTTCTTTTTCCAAATCCAGCCCAGAATTTCATAACTATTCAATCTCAAAATAATTTGCAACAAACATTTTCAATTTCAAATAGCATGGGTGAAGTTGTTTATAAAAGCCCCTTTTCAAAAGAAGCTAAATTTTTTATTAATCAATTAGAAGATGGAGTGTATTGGGTTAAAGTAGGAAACAAAACAGAAAGATTAATTATATTAAGATAAGTATTACAGTATTTTGTTAGTCTATTTGCTTGCAATTTATCAACAAAAGTTGAACCTTTATCCGTGCTTTTAAGTAGATATATATTGAGACCATTACATAAATAAAGCCGAAGAAATTTTAGGTTTCAATTGGTAAATTTTCAGGTTAAAAAGTCGTTTTTTTGCTTTTTTTGATGAATTAGTCGATTTTTAGGCCTGATTTTCTTTAATTTTCCCGACAAGACGCAATTATCCCAGGAGATCGATATAGGTTGTATCATACTGTATCCTTGACATTTACCAATTTTAATTTATATAATGCTAAAGAAAACATAAAAGTTAATCCAATGCTGTAATGCTTTTGGCTTGCACCCCGGGTTAGGGATTGCAGTGGAAATCCTTTTTGTCGAGGTCACGAGCAAAAAGATTGGAACGGAAAGCCCGACCCGTTAGGGGAACCCCCAAAAAAGCCTCTAAAAGCTCTTTAAGAATTGATATTTCGGGGTAAAATCAAATTTCTATTGGATATGCCGGAAGGAAACAATTTTACGTAACTAATATGCATTTATTCCAGTAGGAAGGCTTATCTTTGTTCCAATCTCCTTTGCAATGAAAAACCTACTTCTATTCTTTTTTCTTTTCTCTGGTATTATCAGCCAGGCTTCCAACCCTGAAAAAACCTATGTGTTTTTCAATGTGCCAGGCCTAAACCCAACCAATGCCGGACAATATAAATTAGCTATTGAACAACAATACAATGTCGTGGTTGATTATTATTGCGTACCTGCACACATCTTTGCCGTTCCTATCGAAAATGGAGTAACGGAAGAACAAATTATTATAAAGGTAAAGGCTTTAACTAATAATACTGCCGTTCATTTAACTAACTATTCCAAAGCTGATGCCTCTGCGGCATGTGCATCTACCAGGTAACTATTCTTCTACCTCAATTCAGCTCCAAATTGACTTTTAAACGTTTCCATCAATTTGGCCATTACTTTCTCTATTATAGCATCCGTTAAGGTTGTTTCCTTATCCTGAAGTATAAAACTTAAGGCATACGATTTTTTACCCTCCGGTAAATTCTTGCCTTCATAAACATCAAAAACATTGACTGCTTTTAACAATTTCCGCTCTGCCTGAAATGCAGCTTTTTCTAAGTCAATATACGCCA
This DNA window, taken from Bacteroidia bacterium, encodes the following:
- a CDS encoding PKD domain-containing protein, with translation MNRIAFTIVILILSNYGIKSQIPLSNFYGTNIHLCEGDTVHLIDNSQNSPTSWQWIIASNSDTVIFYDQDPIFIPAPNSLYTVTLITTNSFGSDTFTRINYIDNSIYAQVSTGNNGYTANLYNYNGQYIEPVSYAWSLNGDSSIYNASTFPFLLLSNNCLNVIITDMLGCNYIDSWCLQNYWFANSLTDSIICQGVEITLQDPSTNNPNRWEWTFIGPDTLHSTAQNPTILFLEAGSYTVSLNSYSVNSTNEYLYHSPIVILPNSQPYVSIELLSNSFCYGDTALLTIDSSISGNTLSYQWFLNGDYTGISSDTYTTVLIMDTNYIYATMQSNEVCSVSNMVYSDSINVVISSRPNASFTMDTINIPLISFDGQSSSIGINYSWTFGDSTLNSIAPNPVHQYTSDGFFTVCLTISDLAGCQDDTCQVININSFEVGNSEEQTRGFFLFPNPAQNFITIQSQNNLQQTFSISNSMGEVVYKSPFSKEAKFFINQLEDGVYWVKVGNKTERLIILR